cccccacGCAGGGAAAGGTCTCAgcggggaagagagggaggggacgAAGGACAGAATTCGAGGCAACAACTTCGGAGAACCTCACAGTTTATTGGAGGacggtggggcggggcggggctctCGGGCTGCGGGCTGCGGGCTGCGGAGGGAGAGGTGGCGGTCAGGCTTCAAGACACTAGTCTTCTGACCGCCGAGCTGCCACCTTCCCGGTCCTCTCCCCTCTCGTCCCCCCGtccccacctggcctcccagagcTGGACTCGCCCCCGCCTCCCCTAGAAGCCTGAGGATCCAGCGGGTGTGGGGATCTCCAGCTCCCTTGGGCATGCCCTCTTGTCTACCCTAAACAAGCTTGACGCATAGAAACCTGAGCCCGTACACATAAATCAGGCGGTAAGATTTGGCCTCATAGGAACTTACCACTTTCTTCTTTAGTTATCCTGCTTTCCTgatgcactttaaatatgtttgatTTGCAAAATAGTAACCATTTCCCCACGTCTGCCTTCTGCTATGTCTTGGGGAGCTCTGCAGTCCCTGAGATGTTCCTAGTGCACATGGCAGTGACCACCTGGTCCTCTTAGCCCTGTTGTCTATTTGTGTGAGGTTGCATCCCTCACCTCTTTCCACTGGCCCAGGGTCTGTCCATTTCAAGACAGTCATTGGCTCAATTCTCTCCTACTCTACTAGTGACTTCAGTCTTTAACCTAAGTGTTTTATAAGTTGTCTAGAATCCTCCTGGGAAATAGGAAGGATAGCAGACAGCACCCTGCTGTGTGCAGTAGCGGCACTGAGAAATGATTGGTGGTGCTGTGGCAGGGGGCATTCTCAGTGGTGTTTCATTCTCCCCACCCTCCCAGCATCCAACCCTAAGCTACAATGGCCACTGATGACCAGTGGCTGGTCTTGATGCTGGGGACCTTTCATCCCACTCACCAGTAGTGTCTGTGCCAGATGTCGCTTCCTGTGAAGGGACCACCACGCCATGGTCCTGCCCTCCCAGGGCATGCTGTCTTCCAGGCGAGCCAGGGCATCACTTGGGAGGCCATAGGTAGCCTGGGCTGGGCTGCCTGCTGCAGTGCCCAGGGCCCTTCCTTAGAAGGGAACTGATGCTGTCCTCCCTACCCCGACCTCAGGCTTCAGGTGGGTGGGGGAGCCCTCGGCCATCACTTTCTTCCAATCAGGCTGGGAGACACCCACCTGGGGGCCTAAGGGCATTCTGGGGATCCTGGGCTGAGCTGAGGGCTCGCCTTCCTCCAGGGTACCAGCCATGGGACCAGTGCTGAGCCTCTGAGGGTCCAGGGTGAGCagtcagcagcagcaggagcaggaggaggccTTGCCTGGAACTGGCCATGGCTGCTCTAATGGACAGGGTACAGCATTCAAGGAGCCTTACCTCACCCCCACATCCCCCCCCCTTCCTACAGGGCCACCTTGGAAAACTGGCATCCCGGGGCAGCTTTGGTATCTCCTTACGCCCTTCCCTCTCTGCCACGGCTCTTCGTCCCAAGCACACAGGGGTCCAGATCCTAGGGATCCTGGCCCAGCAGGGGACGATGCTCCAGGGGACCAGCCTTCTCCCTGAGCCCGGGGCACAGAGGCTACCTGCCTTGCCAACTCTGAGGGCCCTCCCACTTGTCCAAGccccatccatccttccttcaaGGAGTTTCCAGAAGTGGAAGAAAGTTGGAGGGGAACAGAGACCTGAATTCAGGCCAATGGATGGGAGGATAGATGGATGGTCAGGGGAGTTCTCAATATAGGGACGTCTGGAGCACCAGTGCTAGGGAACCAGAGTGGCAGGCCTTCTGCCCTTTTCTCTGTGGCCTGCTCTCTCTTTCATAGTAGTTGCGGATGTGGAATGGATGTGTGGTGTTGATGGGGGTAAATGCTTCTACCCCTTATCCCTCCCATGCCAGGGACAGCAAGCACAATAGATGGTAGAGCTGTtgtggagaagagaggaaaaggggaCTTTTCTGGCATGGTTCAGGGGTGGAGGTGCTTGGGAATGGGGAAGAGGAGCAGCACACCATGGACCCAGGAAAAAGCTCGATCCAGGTGTCCCAGCCCTTAGGGAAGGCT
The genomic region above belongs to Piliocolobus tephrosceles isolate RC106 chromosome 17, ASM277652v3, whole genome shotgun sequence and contains:
- the LOC116418502 gene encoding progonadoliberin-2 → MGSKLLPLPSQDVTGVWGWSCLLYKSWGHQAKVLQPPEGAISSTALPRAAMASSRQGLLLLLLLLTAHPGPSEAQHWSHGWYPGGRRALSSAQDPQNALRPPAGSPAQATYGLPSDALARLEDSMPWEGRTMAWWSLHRKRHLAQTLLPAAREPRPAPPSSNKL